The Acanthochromis polyacanthus isolate Apoly-LR-REF ecotype Palm Island chromosome 2, KAUST_Apoly_ChrSc, whole genome shotgun sequence genome contains a region encoding:
- the pkd1l3 gene encoding polycystic kidney disease protein 1-like 2: MSLLLCTMAINIAFWNIPVDPNSPVLFSLGSLHFTWQEFMVGVQSGLLMFPINILIITIFRSIRPRIISKTKKDNSEENFRPAAVTLPSVLKTTEELVSLVSGSSRNKISEIQRLESADHLCPALDSLHTFLQNMQGETESDLHLVYCSKFLLAGLSHLLMCLEKLDAKNFPSVQEYQQVLSLTNLLVRKAEMVFSCHLASCPPPVKTKKKRSAGFWLPWWCVFLGWFLLLSISAISTYFTLLYGFQYGKEKSIKWVMSLGLSLFQSIFILQPLKVIGVAVIFALLLKPVAVEESEEVEQVMLDQQEKCRRYSGRDTL; encoded by the exons ATGAGCCTCCTCCTGTGCACCATGGCCATCAACATCGCCTTCTGGAACATTCCTGTAGATCCCAACTCACCAGTGCTCTTCTCATTAG GTTCACTGCACTTCACTTGGCAGGAGTTCATGGTGGGAGTGCAGAGCGGTCTCCTCATGTTCCCAATCAACATTctcatcatcaccatcttcCGAAGCATCCGGCCTCGCATCAtctccaaaaccaaaaaagacaaCTCTGAGGAAAACTTCAGGCCTGCCGCAGTTACTCTACCAAGTGTTCTGAAG ACTACAGAGGAGTTAGTTTCTTTAGTGAGTGGGAGTTCAAGAAACAAGATATCAGAGATACAGAGACTGGAGTCTGCTGATCACCTCTGTCCTGCCTTGGACAGCCTGCATACATTTCTACAGAATATGCAAG GGGAGACTGAGAGTGACCTCCACTTGGTTTACTGCAGCAAGTTCCTCCTGGCTGGTCTGAGTCACCTCCTCATGTGTCTGGAGAAACTGGACGCTAAAAACTTCCCGAGTGTACAGGAATACCAGCAAGTCCTCAGCCTCACCAACCTGCTGGTTCGCAAAGCTGAGATGGTTTTCAGCTGCCACCTGGCCTCCTG CCCGCCTCCTgtgaagacgaagaagaagaggtCGGCGGGCTTCTGGCTGCCTTGGTGGTGTGTTTTCCTGGGCTGGTtcctgttgctgtccatcagtGCCATATCCACTTACTTCACCCTGTTGTACGGCTTTCAGTACGGCAAAGAAAAGTCCATCAAGTGGGTCATGTCTCTGGGCCTCTCGCTCTTCCAGAGCATCTTCATACTGCAGCCTCTGAAG GTGATAGGCGTTGCTGTGATCTTTGCCCTGCTGCTGAAGCCTGTCGCTGTAGAGGAGAGTGAGGAAGTTGAGCAAGTGATGTTAG ATCAACAGGAGAAGTGTAGACGGTACTCTGGCAGGGACACGCTGTGA
- the ist1 gene encoding IST1 homolog, whose amino-acid sequence MMLGGGFKPERLRVNLRLVINRLKLLEKKKTELAQKARKEIADYLSSGKDERARIRVEHIIREDYLVEAMEILELYCDLLLARFGLIQSMKELDPGLQEAVSTLIWAAPRLQSEVSELKIVSEQLCAKYSKEYGKLCRTNQIGTVNDRLMHKLSVEAPPKILVERYLIEIAKNYNVPYEPDAMVRPEVCQGEEADLIDVDTDRKSGGSGGGGGGFTAPPAAAMPMPMGMPMPMPMPMPTAFNYPPPKGAEPFNVPVGTYNNFQHHMGGGQPPQLPTSPPTYESIDDLTDKPSVPSQAIGPASKSGPFDNNTLPELPSVPDTLPTSSFGGNPTSSDDIDFDDLTRRFEELKKKT is encoded by the exons ATGATGCTTGGTGGAGGGTTCAAACCAGAGAGGCTAAGGGTCAACCTTCGACTTGTCATCAACCGACTCAAGCTgcttgagaaaaagaaaa ctgAGCTTGCTCAAAAGGCAAGGAAGGAGATTGCTGATTATCTGTCATCAGGAAAAGATGAGCGGGCACGAATTCGTGTGGAGCACATTATCAGAGAGGACTATCTGGTAGAAGCCATGGAAATCCTGGAGCTTTACTGTGACCTGCTGCTGGCTCGCTTTGGCCTTATTCAGTCAATGAA AGAACTGGATCCTGGCCTACAGGAGGCAGTGTCCACCCTCATCTGGGCAGCACCTCGTCTCCAATCAGAGGTTTCTGAACTAAAAATT GTGTCTGAACAGCTATGTGCAAAATATAGCAAGGAGTACGGCAAGCTGTGCAGGACAAACCAGATTGGCACAGTCAACGATAGG CTGATGCACAAATTGAGTGTGGAGGCACCTCCCAAGATCTTGGTAGAGCGCTACCTGATAGAGATCGCTAAGAACTATAATGTACCGTATGAACCTGACGCCATGGTCCGG CCTGAGGTATGTCAAGGAGAAGAGGCAGATCTGATTGATGTGGACACTGACAGGAAGTCTGGAGGCAgcggaggaggtggtggaggtttcactgctcctcctgctgctgctatgCCTATGCCCATGGGAATGCCCATGCCTATGCCCATGCCTATGCCAACAGCCTTCAACTATCCACCTCCCAAAGGAGCT gaACCGTTTAATGTTCCTGTTGGAACCTACAACAACTTCCAGCACCACATGGGAGGAGGGCAGCCCCCTCAGCTGCCCACTTCTCCCCCCACGTATGAGTCC ATTGATGACCTAACTGACAAACCCTCTGTTCCTTCCCAGGCCATAG GTCCTGCCTCTAAGTCTGGTCCATTTGACAACAACACTCTTCCAGAACTCCCCTCTGTCCCCGACACACTCCCAACATCGTCCTTTGGCGGAAACCCCACCTCCTCAGATGACATCGACTTTGATGATTTAACGCGGAGGTttgaggagctgaagaagaagacCTAA
- the mphosph10 gene encoding U3 small nucleolar ribonucleoprotein protein MPP10, whose translation MATGDVWSVLEACVKKINANTAQPEKFLSLQDGVAADFTSLTKTLYDLHKAQEPADCQGSPLAQLVVENFDEEQIWQELELQNNAVLKHFQNAIDEAVSDETLTVLEEEEKEEEEENGEGEEQGATDDENDAEEPPNPRQSKKKAVEAQDGADDYSEEDSDLDFDVDALEKREKQKKEMGRKGSKTKMVPSEVDDTFFKLSEMESFLDDMDKREGKDNEDEDDVDYFQDLPSDEDEDADLVKMLSNKKQQKRTVKSSRNLKYKDFFDAVEGEPAKTDDQSDGEDDSMDGSQEEDEEEMDDEEDEYDGEEEGDDDDEERSQSKASQKKVTFNLSEDEDSEGEEMEDIFGGKAPSSAKSESKSSFEKRQEKMAKQIEELEKVALGEKPWQLSGEATAQTRPENSMLEEDVEFEQASRRAPAITEETTLQLEDIIKQRIKDQAFDDVVRKEKPKEEVFEYKKRLTLDHEKSKQSLAEIYEQEYLKQTQQKTEEEENPSHVEIQKLMDTLFLKLDALSNFHFTPKPPVPEVKVVSNLPSITMEEVAPVGTSDATLLAPEEIKAKNKAGDVLGSTEKTSTDKKRERRHKKKVKHVKIKEKERRQKLKEASQTGENKKLSKAEVTENLKKLTKGGKATILKDEGKDKALRSSQAFFSQLQDQVKSQIKSAKDPSSKKKKSKELSVSKLKL comes from the exons ATGGCTACTGGAGATGTGTGGAGTGTGTTGGAGGCGtgtgtaaagaaaataaatgccaACACAGCGCAGCCGGAAAAGTTTTTGAG ccTTCAGGATGGAGTGGCTGCAGACTTTACTTCTCTCACGAAGACACTGTATGACCTCCACAAAGCTCAGGAGCCTGCAGATTGCCAAGGAAGCCCGTTGGCTCAGCTGGTGGTGGAAAACTTTGATGAAGAGCAGATTTGGCAGGAACTGGAGCTGCAGAACAATGCTGtactgaaacattttcaaaatgcaaTTGATGAAGCTGTATCAGATGAAACGTTAACTGTGcttgaagaggaggagaaggaagaagaggaggagaatggTGAAGGAGAAGAACAAGGAGCAACAGATGATGAAAATGATGCTGAGGAACCACCCAACCCCAGACAGTCTAAGAAAAAGGCTGTGGAGGCTCAGGATGGAGCAGATGATTACTCAGAAGAGGACTCTGATTTAGATTTTGATGTGGATGCTTTGGAGAAACGAGAGAAACAAAAGAAGGAGATGGGAAGAAAAGGCTCTAAAACAAAGATGGTTCCCTCTGAGGTTGATGATACGTTCTTCAAACTGTCAGAGATGGAGTCATTTCTTGATGATATGGACAAGCGAGAAGGAAAGGACaatgaggatgaagatgacGTAGACTATTTTCAGGACCTGCCTtctgatgaggatgaggatgctGACCTAGTTAAAATGCTTTccaacaaaaagcagcagaaacgcACT GTGAAGAGCTCCAGGAATCTCAAGTACAAGGACTTCTTTGATGCTGTGGAGGGTGAGCCAGCTAAAACAGACGACCAGTCAGATGGAGAGGATGACAGCATGGATGGAAGCCaggaagaagacgaagaagaaatGGATGACGAAGAAGATGAATATGATGGTGAAGAGGAGGGTGACGATGA CGATGAGGAAAGAAGCCAGTCCAAAGCATCTCAGAAGAAAGTGACCTTTAATCTCTCAGAGGACGAGGACAGCGAGGGAGAGGAAATGGAGGACATTTTTGGAGGGAAAGCTCCAAGCTCAGCAAAGTCCGAATCAAAGTCATCATTTGAGAAACGGCAAGAAAAG ATGGCAAAGCAGATTGAGGAGCTGGAGAAGGTGGCTTTAGGAGAGAAGCCCTGGCAGTTGTCCGGAGAGGCCACAGCACAGACTCGTCCAGAGAACAGCATGCTGGAGGAAGATGTGGAGTTTGAGCAGGCATCCAGGAGGG CTCCTGCTATCACTGAGGAAACCACACTACAGCTCGAAGACATCATCAAGCAAAGAATTAAAGACCAG GCATTTGATGATGTAGTCCGCAAAGAGAAACCTAAAGAGGAGGTGTTTGAGTACAAGAAGAGGTTAACTTTGGACCATGAGAAGAGCAAGCAGAGCCTTGCAGAAATCTACGAGCAAGAATACCTGAAGCAGACACAG caaaagacagaggaagaggaaaaccCGAGCCATGTCGAAATTCAAAAGCTCATGGACACACTCTTCCTGAAGTTGGATGCTCTCTCTAACTTCCACTTCACACCTAAACCA CCTGTTCCTGAAGTCAAAGTGGTGTCTAACTTACCATCCATTACCATGGAAGAGGTGGCTCCAGTCGGCACTAGCGATGCTACTCTGCTGGCACCAGAAGAAATCAAG GCGAAGAACAAAGCAGGAGATGTGCTGGGTAGTACTGAGAAGACGTCAACAGACAAGAAGCGTGAGAGACGCCACAAAAAGAAGGTGAAGCATGTAAAGATcaaggagaaagaaaggaggCAGAAACTTAAAGAGGCCAGTCAGACTGGGGAGAACAAAAAGCTATCAAAGGCTGAAGTCACAGAAAACCTGAAGAAACTGACAAAAGGAGGCAAAGCCACGATACTCAAG GATGAGGGAAAGGACAAGGCTCTACGCTCCTCTCAAGCCTTCTTCTCTCAGCTGCAGGACCAGGTGAAAAGTCAGATCAAAAGTGCAAAGGACCCGtcttcaaagaagaagaaaagcaaagagCTTTCTGTCAGTAAACTAAAGTTATAG
- the mcee gene encoding methylmalonyl-CoA epimerase, mitochondrial, which produces MASSVLKVAVAGISRCSRVALLRAHSTTASLHQGVPASLWKLGRLNHIAIAVPDMEKATALYRDVLGATVSDKVPLPEHGVYTVFVELGNTKLELLHPLGEKSPIAGFLHKNKSGGMHHICIEVDDINAAIVDLKAKNIRTLSAEPRIGAHGKPVMFLHPKDCDGVLVELEEA; this is translated from the exons ATGGCGTCCTCAGTGCTGAAGGTTGCAG TGGCAGGCATTTCCAGATGTTCTCGTGTCGCGCTGCTGAGGGCACATTCAACGACGGCGTCCCTCCATCAGGGCGTTCCTGCATCCCTGTGGAAGCTGGGGAGGCTGAACCACATTGCCATCGCCGTGCCTGACATGGAGAAGGCCACGGCTCTGTATCGGGATGTCCTGGGGGCCACGGTGAGCGACAAGGTGCCCCTGCCTGAACACGGTGTCTACACGGTGTTTGTGGAGCTCGGCAACACTAAGCTGGAACTGCTCCATCCTCTGGGGGAGAAGAGTCCCATCGCCGGCTTCTTACATAAGAACAAGTCTGGGGGGATGCATCACATTTGTATTGAG GTAGATGACATTAATGCTGCAATAGTCGATCTGAAGGCAAAGAACATCAGAACTCTGTCAGCGGAGCCTCGGATAGGAGCTCACGGGAAACCTGTCATGTTCCTTCATCCGAAAGACTGTGACGGTGTGCTGGTGGAGCTCGAAGAAGCCTAA
- the LOC110955984 gene encoding ferritin, heavy subunit: MSSQIRQNFHQDCEAAINRQINLELYASYVYLSMSYYFDRDDQALGNFAKFFRDQSHEEREHAEKLMKLQNQRGGRIFLQDIKKPDRDEWGSGVEALECALQLEKSVNQSLLDLHKLCSDHNDPHMCDFIETHYLDEQVKSIKELADWVTNLRRMGAPQNGLAEYLFDKHTLGKESS, from the exons ATGAGTTCCCAAATAAGACAAAACTTCCATCAGGACTGCGAGGCTGCAATCAACAGGCAGATCAACCTGGAACTGTACGCCTCCTACGTCTACTTGTCCATG TCATACTACTTTGACCGGGATGACCAGGCATTGGGCAACTTTGCCAAGTTCTTCCGTGATCAGTCACACGAGGAGCGGGAACACGCTGAGAAGCTAATGAAACTACAGAACCAGAGGGGAGGAAGGATCTTTCTGCAAGATATCAAG AAGCCAGACAGGGATGAGTGGGGCAGCGGCGTTGAGGCTCTCGAATGTGCCCTGCAGCTTGAGAAGAGCGTGAACCAGTCGCTGCTCGACTTGCACAAGCTCTGCTCTGATCACAACGACCCACAC ATGTGCGACTTCATCGAGACGCACTACCTTGACGAGCAGGTGAAGTCCATCAAAGAACTGGCAGACTGGGTGACCAACCTGCGCCGCATGGGAGCTCCACAGAACGGCCTGGCAGAGTACCTGTTTGACAAACATACCCTGGGCAAAGAAAGCAGCTAA